Sequence from the Vicia villosa cultivar HV-30 ecotype Madison, WI unplaced genomic scaffold, Vvil1.0 ctg.000714F_1_1_1, whole genome shotgun sequence genome:
TTTTGTCATTTTATTCCTTTTTGGACACTCTCTGTGTCGTTCTTTTTGTCGGGTTATATTTAGAGTTGGTCGTTAGTGCCTCTCTCTTTTATATTTTCCTTTCaaccaaaaaaaatagttttataggATATTATGGCAAAATTTGATCTGTGAAAATGATTTGATtatgtaaaaaattgaaattattcaCACAATCATATAATTCTACATAGTTTTAACAACGTCTCCACATAAACTTTATCCTCTACATAATTTTACAACGTCTTCACACACTCATatgttgtttttctgtttttttattcATTTCCTCATTCATGTGTaggttttctttttggttttcctGATGCTACACCAATAAGGGATACAGATGGCCCTTTACTCAATGACTTGGAACTTGGTGTTAGCGTTGTACCAACAATGCAATACAACTTTAGTGGGTTTTTGACAATATGATTGCTTCATTCTCATTCTCACAATATCTTATTCATTGTTGTCTTTCTTCTCTCTAATTTACCATCTCTAGTAACTAGATGATGAAAATAATGCACAACTAGTAGAATATATACATATCATGTGTTAGGTGAAGTGAGTCCAAACAGTGTTTTTCAAACACCATGAGAGACAAATTTCTAAACGCTAGCTCTAATTGAAACCTGATCATTGCAAGTTACATCTTTTAATTTActgttggcttaattgcaactttagtctctctgttttgtctttttctttattttgatccctttattttaaaaatcactattttagtcccctttttaagttttctgtgcaatttttcgtccccctattttgcttttttctgcaaaACTAGTCCCTATTCCTGTCTTTTTTTCAATAGAAAACTcaaaagggggaccaaaatcatggttttaaaaatgggggaactaaaatcgagaaaaatacaaaatagggggaccaaagttgcaattaagtctTTACTGTTTTGGTTACCTTAAACCTAATACTTAGATGAGTACTTTTCTTGTATGATGTCCTAATGTTTTATTAGAATTTGATTAATGTTTTATTAGAATTTGATTAAGACGTGTACCTTTTCCTTTTTAACCTTAATTCCGAAGATTAAAAATCCGCAGCTGCTGAGTGAATATAGGTCAATCTGTCTCGTAGGAAGCTTATACAATCTTTTAGCTAAGCTAATGTCGGCCAGACTTAAAAGAGTGTTAGGAAAATTGGTTTCAAGATGCCAAACAGCCTTTGTTCCAGGTAGAAGTATATCAGATGGGGTGTTGATGATAAATGAAGTTTTGGATATGGCAAATAGGGAGAAAATGAGTTGTTTGGCTTTGAAGGTGGACTTCAAAAAGGCCTACGACTGCGTTAGTTGGGAATTTTTTAGGACGATGTTGCACTTATTTGGTTTCGGGGACCACTGGATAAGATGGATGGATGGTTGTATTTTCAATATTCATTTTTCTATTCTTATAAATGGTAGTACTGCAAAGGATTTTAAGGCGGAAAGAGGCCTTCGTCAAGGAGATCCAATCTCTCCTTTCTTATTTGTTTTGGTGGCGGAAGCTCTTTCGGGGCTAATGAAGAAAAGCTGTAGAAACGGGAGATTACAGAGGCGTTAAGATTAACGAAGATGTTGAAGTCAACCTTGTGCAGTTTGCAGATGATACTATCTTGGTGGTGGAGGGAAGCAGTGATAATATTTGGGTGATGAAATCCATTCTAAGGTGGTTTGAGATGATGTCGGGTCTGAGGATTAATTTTCATAAGAGCAGAATTTATGGTGTTCAAGTCAGTGATTGGTTGTTGGAAGCGGCATCTAATTTCCTATCGTGTGACATTGATCATTTACCTTTTAAGTACCTTGGAGTCAATTTCGGGAAGAGTCCTAGAAAGTTGTACATGTGGAAAAGACCTCATCAACCAATTGAAGTCAAAGTTGACAGTGTGGAAAGGCAGTTATATCTCAACATGGCTAGTCGTGTGGTTTTGATTAACGCGGTGCTAAACGCTATTCCCATATAAacattagaaaatttctttacccacctcataaccttcttggtcacctctggcgaatttacaaaaataccccttgtttcggaagttcatttccgaaaacgtacttttattgaaaaaaaaaggtgtttttggaaatgcatctccgaaaaggtgaatattttaatgaaaaatattgatttcggagatgcttctccgaaataaagttatttttcagaaaattggtgtattcggaagtgcatctctaaattcaccccccttggaggaattcggaaa
This genomic interval carries:
- the LOC131630652 gene encoding uncharacterized protein LOC131630652, encoding MSARLKRVLGKLVSRCQTAFVPGRSISDGVLMINEVLDMANREKMSCLALKVDFKKAYDCFADDTILVVEGSSDNIWVMKSILRWFEMMSGLRINFHKSRIYGVQVSDWLLEAASNFLSCDIDHLPFKYLGVNFGKSPRKLYMWKRPHQPIEVKVDSVERQLYLNMASRVVLINAVLNAIPI